In Streptomyces rapamycinicus NRRL 5491, the genomic stretch CGTCAGGAACGCACGTCGATCGAGCACTTCCGGTCGCTACAAGTAGTCGTTCGGTGGCTTATTGTCGCGTGCGGTGGATGTCCGGGTGCGGAACGCCGCGTGGCGACCGGGTGTGCGGCGCCGCGCGCATTGCGCCCCTCGAGGGACCCCGTCCGCCGTCTCGCACTCCTGTGGACGGCGTGCTCAGCGAGGTGGCCGAGGCGCTCAAATCGATTCAAGAGCGCTCAGGTGAGCGAGATCGAGTGATGCTCGTGATGCCTCTGGGGTGAGGGCTTTCGCGTACCACGCTAGGGCGAGAACCTGCCAGGGCAAGCCGACCGGCGGAGTGGGGTCGGAGCCCGGAATCCGTGGCTCCCTGGCCGCCCTGGCCCAGCTCTCCGCCTAGCCGTCCTGGCCCAGCTCTCCGCTCAGGGGGCCGGCCTGTCGCCCCCAGCCGTAACCGCGCTCCGCGCGCAACCGCACCACCAGCCGCCGCTCGGCCACCATCGCCGCGCGGAACTCCTCCCAGTCCGGATGCTCGCCCTGGATCGCGCGGTAGACCTCCACCAGCTCGTCGGCGGTGGCGTCATGGGGACCGGCGGCGACCGGCGTCAGTTCGGCATCGCCCTCGGCCACCAGATAGGAGTAGTGGTCCCCGCTGGTGACGTAGAAGCTCGCGCGCGGATCGCGGCGCAGATTGCGGGTCTTGGCGCGGTCGTCGGTGACGGAGATCCGGATGAGGCGCGTCGCGGGGTCATAGGTGAAGGCGACATTGGACAGCTGTGGCCGTCCGTCCCGCTTGAGGGTGACGAGCGCGCCGGTGCGCTGCTCCCGTAGCAGATCGAGCAGGGATCCCTCCGTCATGGTGATCAGCATACGCACGGGCCGGTGGCCCGCCTACTGATGCGACCCACCGGCTTCCGCGTGCCGCGTTCGCAAGGGTTCACAAGGCGACACGCGGGATTAAAGGGCGTTTTGGGTGCTTATGGTGGAGAGGGAAGCGTCATCGAAGCCGACTCGCACGCGTGTTCGAGAATGGGGTTATGGTGGGGCGTGGGACATGCAGGGTCGGTCAGGGGGTGTGAGCAGCGGGAGGTGCGGATGCCAGGCTTCACGCATCTGCACACCGCGTCCGGGTTCTCCATGCGGTACGGGGCCGCGCACCCGGAGCGGCTGGCGCGGCGTGCCGCCGAGCGCGGCATGGACGCGATCGCGCTGACCGACCGCGACAGCCTCGCCGGAGCGGTGCGGTTCGCCCGGGCGTGTGAGCGCGCGGGGGTGCGGCCGCTGTTCGGGGTGGACCTCGCCGTACGGATGGAGGCCCCGGAGCCGGGGCGCACCGCCCGGCGCCGTGCACCGGTGCGCGGCGGGGCGTTCATCGACGAGTCCGCGCCCCGGGTGGTCTTCCTCGCCCGGGACGGCGCGCCCGGCTGGGCCGCGCTGTGCGGGCTGGTCTCCGCCGCCCACGCGGGGCTCGCCCGCCCCGGAACCGCCCGGACGAATGGCGAAGGGCCGCCCCTGCTGCACTGGCGCGATCTGGTGAGCGACCCCGGCGCGCTCGCCCCGCTGACCGCGCTGCTCGGCCCGGACTCCGACGTCGGCCGGGCCCTGGCCGCCGGACGCCCCGACCGGGCCGCCCGGCTGATCGCCCCCTGGCGCGAACTCTTCGGCGACGCGCTGCGGCTGGAGGCCGTATGGCACGGCCGCACCGGCACCGGCCCGGGCTCGCTGCGGCTCGCCGCCCGTACCGTCGGCTTCGCCGCCGAGCAGGGCGTCCCGGCCGTGCTGAGCAACGCCGTGCGCTACGCCGACCCGGGGGAGGGGCCGGTCGCCGACGTCCTGGACTCGGCCCGCCGGCTCGTCCCCATCGACCCGCGCACCCCCGGGGCGCTCGACAGCGGTGAGCGCTGGCTCAAGGGCCCCCGGGACATGGCGAAGGCGGCCGAGCGGATCGTGGAGGCGGCGGGGATGCGGCGGGACGCCGCGCACCGGCTGCTGGAGGAGACCCGGCGCACCGCCGCCGGGTGTCTGGTCGACCCCGAGGACCACATCGGCCTGGGCAGTGTCCACTTCCCCGAGCCCCGGCTGGTGGGGGCCGGGCGGCGGAGCGCCGAGCGGGTGCTGCGGTCGCGCTGCGCCGCCGCCATGGTGCTGCGGGAGTACGACCGCGACCGGGCGCGCTGGGAGCGGCTGGAGGACGAACTGCGCACCATCGAACGGCTCGGCTTCGCCTCGTACTTCCTCACCGTCGCGCGGGTCGTCGACGACACCCGGGAGCTGGGCATCCGGGTGGCCGCCCGGGGCTCCGGCGCCGGATCGTTCGTCAACCATCTGCTGGGCATCGCCCATGCCGACCCGGTGGCCAACGGTCTGCTGATGGAGCGCTTCCTGTCGGTGCGGCGGGCCGCGCTGCCCGATATCGACATCGATGTGGAGTCGGCGCGCCGGCTGGACGTCTATCGCGCGATCTTCGAGCGGTTCGGGGCGGAGCGGGTCGCGACCGTCTCGATGCCCGAGACCTACCGGGTGCGCCACGCCGTACGGGACGTGGGCGCGGCGCTCGGCATGGACCCGGCCGAGGTGGACCGGCTCGCCAAGTCCTTCCCGCACATCCGCGCCCGCGATGCCCGCGCGGCGCTCGCGGAACTGCCCGAGCTGCGGGAGCTGCGGGAGGCGACCGTCGAGCAGGAACGTTTCGGCAGGTTCTGGGAGCTGGTCGAGGCGCTCGACGGGCTGCCCCGTGGCATCGCCATGCACCCCTGTGGGGTGCTGCTCTCGGACGCCGGGCTGCTGGCCCGTACGCCCATCGTGCCGACCAGCGGCGAGGGCTTCCCCATGTCGCAGTTCGACAAGGACGACGTGGAGGAGCTCGGACTGC encodes the following:
- a CDS encoding PPOX class F420-dependent oxidoreductase is translated as MTEGSLLDLLREQRTGALVTLKRDGRPQLSNVAFTYDPATRLIRISVTDDRAKTRNLRRDPRASFYVTSGDHYSYLVAEGDAELTPVAAGPHDATADELVEVYRAIQGEHPDWEEFRAAMVAERRLVVRLRAERGYGWGRQAGPLSGELGQDG
- a CDS encoding DNA polymerase III subunit alpha; amino-acid sequence: MPGFTHLHTASGFSMRYGAAHPERLARRAAERGMDAIALTDRDSLAGAVRFARACERAGVRPLFGVDLAVRMEAPEPGRTARRRAPVRGGAFIDESAPRVVFLARDGAPGWAALCGLVSAAHAGLARPGTARTNGEGPPLLHWRDLVSDPGALAPLTALLGPDSDVGRALAAGRPDRAARLIAPWRELFGDALRLEAVWHGRTGTGPGSLRLAARTVGFAAEQGVPAVLSNAVRYADPGEGPVADVLDSARRLVPIDPRTPGALDSGERWLKGPRDMAKAAERIVEAAGMRRDAAHRLLEETRRTAAGCLVDPEDHIGLGSVHFPEPRLVGAGRRSAERVLRSRCAAAMVLREYDRDRARWERLEDELRTIERLGFASYFLTVARVVDDTRELGIRVAARGSGAGSFVNHLLGIAHADPVANGLLMERFLSVRRAALPDIDIDVESARRLDVYRAIFERFGAERVATVSMPETYRVRHAVRDVGAALGMDPAEVDRLAKSFPHIRARDARAALAELPELRELREATVEQERFGRFWELVEALDGLPRGIAMHPCGVLLSDAGLLARTPIVPTSGEGFPMSQFDKDDVEELGLLKLDVLGVRMQSAMAHAVAEIRRATGRVVDIDDPEQVRPGDSATYDLIRSTETLGCFQIESPGQRDLLGRLQPTSFHDLVVDISLFRPGPVAADMVRPFIDARHGRKPPRYPHPDLEDALRETYGVVVFHEQIIKIVSIMTGCERDLADEARRALSDPERQGRVRAWFHAEAEKRGYAPEVRLRTWEIVEAFGSYGFCKAHAVAFAVPTYQSAWLKAHHPAAFYAGLLTHDPGMYPKRLLLADARRRGVPILPLDVNRSGAAYRIELTSGDSRDSGNKRDSRRKADAGIRLALSDVHGISEAETERIAAGQPYSSLQDLWLRAHPGRPVAERLAQVGALDAFGASRRDLLLQIAELHRQQRGAAARHNAEGQLPLAETGPAAPAGLPDLDADERLGAELGILGMDVSRHLMGDHRDFLEELGAIPAKRLRDAPHGEVVLVAGAKAATQTPPIRSGRRVIFTTLDDGTGLVDCAFFDDSHAACAHTVFHSWLLLVRGVVQRRGPRSLSIVGSAVWNLAELAQLRKEGGLGAVAAELAGAGPETDEADSGRRIEMPTGYAMHPWADLRPAGDQAATGRKLWHASPGSAG